The following are from one region of the Remersonia thermophila strain ATCC 22073 chromosome 6, whole genome shotgun sequence genome:
- a CDS encoding 60S ribosomal protein eL15: MGALKYLEELSKKKQSDVVRFLLRVRCWELRQLNVIHRASRPSRPDKARRLGYKAKQGYVIYRVRVRRGGRKKPVPKGATYGKPTNQGVNQLKYQRSLKATAEERVGRRCANLRVLNSYWINQDSTYKYYEVILVDPQHKAIRRDPRINWIVNPVHKHRESRGLTATGKKSRGLNKGHRFNKTRAGRRKTWKRHNTLSLWRYR, encoded by the exons ATGGGTGCCCTTAAGTACCTCGAGGAGCTTtcgaagaagaagcagagcGATGTCGTTCGCTTCCTTCTTCGGGTTCGCTGCTGGGAG CTCCGCCAGCTGAACGTCATCCaccgcgcctcgaggcccagccgccccgacaaggcccgccgcctcggctaCAAGGCCAAGCAGGGCTATGTCATCTACCGCGTGCGCGtccgccgtggtggccgcAAGAAGCCCGTTCCCAAGGGCGCCACCTATG GCAAGCCCACCAACCAGGGTGTGAACCAGCTCAAGTACCAGCGCTCGCTCAAGGCCACCGCTGAGGAGCGtgtcggccgccgctgcgccaaCCTGCGCGTCCTCAACTCGTACTGGATCAACCAGGACTCGACCTACAAGTACTACGAggtcatcctcgtcgacccccAGCACAAGGCCATCCGCCGCGACCCCCGCATCAACTGGATCGTCAACCCCGTCCACAAGCACCGCGAGTCCCGCGGCCTCACCGCCACCGGCAAGAAGTCGCGCGGTCTCAACAAGGGCCACCGCTTCAACAagacccgcgccggccggagAAAGACCTGGAAGCGCCACAACACCCTGTCCCTCTGGCGCTACCGGTAA